The nucleotide sequence CATCACTTGCAACTACTCCATTTTCATAAAACGATATATAGTTCCCATCTAACTTAAAATTATAATAATTTCCTATAGTAGAAATTTTCCCATCTTCATAATATATTTTAAACTTTCCATTTTTTCTTACTTTATATATATTTTCCAATTTTATTTTATCTTCTAAATTATTTAAAGAAACTTTTTTCTTAAAATTCACTAAATTAAAAGCTGCAAAAAAAGTTAAAATTATTACCCCCATTTTCAATTTCATTCCCCACCCCTATTTAATTCTTTAAAATTATTATTTATAATATTTTACATAATAAATTAAACATATTCAAGTATTTTTATTCTTTATTTTTTAAATTTAACCTCTACTGACATATGATTAATTATAAAAAATATTTAAAATTTTCATTTTTCTTTTTTTGAACAACTACTAATCTAGTTCATTGTAATTCCCATAAAAAAATGGTAGAATAATTTTATTATAATTAATTCTAAAATTGAGGTCACTTTATGGAAAAAAATTCCACTTTTCTTAAATCTAAAAAAATAATATTGATAGATAAAACAAATTTTGAATCTTCTATATCTCATATTTTAAGAGATTCAGATATAAATTATTTGATATTTCTAATTTTCCAAAGTAACATTGAAGAAAATCTTGAGCTTCTTAGAGAACTCAAAAGATACTTTTTTAATCCTTCTAAACATGAATATCTACATAATACAATAATATTTACTGAAAGAGAATATCTTGCAAATGATATGGGTGTTAAAGCCGTTATTACAGTTAAAAATATTCAGCTTTTTGACATTAATTTTTTAAATTCATTATATGAAAAATATAATTTTTCAGAAAGAACATTAGAAAATTTCCTTGTAGAACATTCAGCAGAATTTTCATATAAAATAGATATATATGATGAGGATGATCCATGGATTACATCTGTCAATGGTATTGGGCTTCTTTTTATCAGTGATACTACATATGATAAAATTATGTGCAACTATCATAAAGTCAAAAATCTTTATCCAGATATTACTATAGTCACTTTTAAAGGAAAAGATGACAGTAAACCTCTTGGTCTTCTTAAAATGATTGGAGCAGATGCACATATTACTTTGGGAATTACAAGCACAAAAAATATTGAGTATACTAAGCGTATTGATGCCTTAGTATATAATAGAAGTCCTTATTCCGAAACTAACCTTAAAAAATTTGTAATAGAAATGCTGAAAGAAAAAAATTTTAAAAATAATTTATTCTTTTTTAGAGATTTTCTTGGAATTCCAGAAAAAAATTTTGATGCTGATTTATTTTATGATGAAGAGGAAGAAATAAACAAAAAAGAAGAGAAATATTTTAGATTGAAAGTAATTGCTGCAAATAAAGAAGATAATTCTAAAAATTCTATAGAAAAAGACTGTATATATTTATGCAGAGAAAAAGAAAAAAATAAAAGTGAGATATACCATTTCGAAAGAATTGAAAAAATTGATTAATTTTATATACTAAAAATCCTCCTAAAAAATTAGGAGGATTTTCATATAATATCTTGGGGAAAGATTTTATATAATTATTATATGATATTTTTGTGACGATTTCGTGACAAAAATCTTTATTTTTTAAGAAATATTTTCATAAAAATGACAGCTCTCTATACTGTTCTGTACAAAGAGCTGCTTTAATTTTATAATAAGATATTTCTTATTAAGTCCTCTATATTCTTATAACAGTTAGGATAGTAAATTTTAGGCTTATCCAGAAGTATTACTTCTATTCCTTTTTCGTTACAGGCATCTATTTTTTCCCTTTCTCCTCCTGTATCTCCACCTTTTTTAGTCACCATATATTTTATATTAAGCTGTTCTATCATTGCTTTGTTCATATTCAAAGAAAAAGGTCCCTGCATAGCTATTATATTTTTGGGAAGTATTCCATTATCTTCACATTTTTTTACCATATCCCATTTAGGAAGTATTCTGAAATAAAACTTTTTCAAATCCTTTAGTTTTGAAAAATGCTCTATATTGTTACTTCCAAGGGTTACAAGAATATTGCCTTCCAATCCACTGCAATACCCCAATAGATCATTTATATTTTGAAATTCACTAAATCTATCAGGAACAATGTGTATTTCTTCTCTTTCAAATCTATAGTAAGTTATAGAAAATTCTTCAGCAACTTTCATTGCATTTTTAGATACTTCAAAAGCATAAGGATGACTAATATCAACAATAGTTTTAATAGAATTTTTTTTTATAAATTCTCTCATTAACTCTAAAGGCAGTCTTTCTGATATCACTTTCACTGGAATCCCTTCTAAAAGCTTTCCTCCATATTCAGTAGCTGTTGAAACTATAATATTCTTATCAGCAGATACAAATTTCTCTAGGAATATTCTTGAATCTTTTGTTCCCCCAATAACCCATATCATAACTTATAACCCCTAGGTGTAATCATTTTATTACCTTTCACATAAGATTTTGAATTTCCAATTATAACTACTGTAAACATATCTATCTCATGTTCAAGGAAATGTTCAAGATCAGTTAAAGTATAGTTCTGATCTTCTCTCCCTACATGTCTTAATAAAGCTACTGGAGTAGTTGGAGCTTTATGCTTCATCATTATTTCTCTCGCTTCAACAATCTGTGTAGTTCTTCCATTACTTTTAGGATTATATAGAGAAATTACAAAATCTCCTTCACTTGCTTTATCTATTCTCTTAGTAATTACATCCCAGTCAGTTAAAAGGTCACTCAAACTAATAATAGCCTGATCATGCATTATAGGTGCTCCTACAAGAGCTGCTCCTGCTACTGATGCAGTTATTCCTGGTATTACTACTACCTCTATTCCACTGTCAGCAGCTACCTCTATCATAATACCAGCCATGCCATATATTCCAGCATCTCCACTGCTGATTAATGCAACTGTTTTTCCTTCTTTTGCTAATTCAAGAACTTTTTCACATCTGTCTATCTCTTTTTTCATTCCTGATACATAGAATTCTTTATCTTTAAATTCATCTTTTACTAAATCTACATAAGTTGTGTATCCTGCAATTATATCGACATTTTTAAGCGTATTATATGCTCTTACACTGATATCTTCCATATTTCCAGGACCTATTCCTACTACATATATTTTTCCTTTATTCATCATTAAAGCTCTCCTCATAAATAGATACTGTCATTCTATTATAAATAAATTTATTTTCAATAAATTTCCCTTTTCCATTTGAAGCTAGAAATGCACAAGGCTCAGATACACAAGATACTCCTATCTGTTTTTTTACAAATTCTGAACCTTCAAACCTATCTTCAACCTTTTTTATGTCTTCTCTGGAAATTATAACCAATTCTTTTTTCAATAATTTACTGCTTTCTATTATTCCTACTTCATCAGCTTTTAAATCAACAGTAGCTATTTTTTTTATACTTTTAACAGAAAGATTATGAGCTTCCATAGCTTTTTTTATTCCTTCCATTATAACTTCTGTTTCTATACCTCTTCTGCATCCTATACCAAGAATCAGATTTTTAGGATATATCCTCACTGTTTCTATTTTTTCTCTATTAGAAACTATTATTATTCCTTCCTCATTTGTATCACTATCAAATTTTACATTTTTTGGCAGAAGAATATTAACTTCTTTTCCATCAATAATAAGGGAAG is from Fusobacterium sp. and encodes:
- the cobK gene encoding precorrin-6A reductase, with the protein product MIWVIGGTKDSRIFLEKFVSADKNIIVSTATEYGGKLLEGIPVKVISERLPLELMREFIKKNSIKTIVDISHPYAFEVSKNAMKVAEEFSITYYRFEREEIHIVPDRFSEFQNINDLLGYCSGLEGNILVTLGSNNIEHFSKLKDLKKFYFRILPKWDMVKKCEDNGILPKNIIAMQGPFSLNMNKAMIEQLNIKYMVTKKGGDTGGEREKIDACNEKGIEVILLDKPKIYYPNCYKNIEDLIRNILL
- the cobJ gene encoding precorrin-3B C(17)-methyltransferase; this translates as MNKGKIYVVGIGPGNMEDISVRAYNTLKNVDIIAGYTTYVDLVKDEFKDKEFYVSGMKKEIDRCEKVLELAKEGKTVALISSGDAGIYGMAGIMIEVAADSGIEVVVIPGITASVAGAALVGAPIMHDQAIISLSDLLTDWDVITKRIDKASEGDFVISLYNPKSNGRTTQIVEAREIMMKHKAPTTPVALLRHVGREDQNYTLTDLEHFLEHEIDMFTVVIIGNSKSYVKGNKMITPRGYKL
- the cbiG gene encoding cobalt-precorrin 5A hydrolase, encoding MKLAVWTVTRGAGHLGKKYGEILKADVFTLKKFQIESTLQMEDFTSTLNEKFNKYDGHIFIMATGIVIRKIAFLIKSKDIDPAVLVADEGENFIISLLSGHLGGANELANEAAEKLGLLPIITTSSDVTGKIAVDTISQKIQGELESLEKAKNVTSLIIDGKEVNILLPKNVKFDSDTNEEGIIIVSNREKIETVRIYPKNLILGIGCRRGIETEVIMEGIKKAMEAHNLSVKSIKKIATVDLKADEVGIIESSKLLKKELVIISREDIKKVEDRFEGSEFVKKQIGVSCVSEPCAFLASNGKGKFIENKFIYNRMTVSIYEESFNDE